The following are encoded together in the Vigna unguiculata cultivar IT97K-499-35 chromosome 2, ASM411807v1, whole genome shotgun sequence genome:
- the LOC114173618 gene encoding protein RAE1-like, which yields MSTSGAANINPNKSFEVVQPPSDSISSLSFSSKANFLIATSWDNQVRCWEITRNGTVVSSTPKASISHDQPVLCSAWKDDGTTVFSGGCDKQVKMWPLTSGGQPMTVAMHDAPVKDLAWIPEMNLLATGSWDKTLKYWDTRQPNPVHTQQLPDRCYAITVKHPLMVVGTADRNLIVFNLQNPQTEYKRIVSPLKYQTRCVAAFPDQQGFLVGSIEGRVGVHHLDDAIQNKNFTFKCHRENNEIYAVNSLNFHPIHHTFATAGSDGSFNFWDKDSKQRLKAMQRCSQPIPCSAFNNDGSIFAYAACYDWSKGAENHNPATPKNYIYLHLPQESEVKSKPRAGATGRK from the exons ATGTCCACCTCTGGAGCCGCAAATATCAATCCCAACAAATCCTTTGag GTAGTCCAACCGCCCTCTGATTCAATTTCCAGTCTTTCATTCAGTTCCAAGGCCAATTTCCTCATCGCTACTTCATGGGATAATCAG GTTCGTTGTTGGGAGATAACAAGGAATGGGACTGTTGTCTCCAGTACTCCCAAGGCTTCCATTTCTCATGACCAGCCG GTTTTGTGCTCTGCTTGGAAGGATGATGGAACAACCGTTTTTTCTGGGGGCTGCGACAAGCAGGTCAAGATGTGGCCACTTACTTCTGGTGGACAACCAATGACTGTTGCGATGCACGATGCACCTGTGAAAGATCTTGCCTGGATACCGGAGATGAATCTTTTAGCTACTGGAAGCTGGGACAAGACCCTGAA GTATTGGGATACAAGGCAGCCAAATCCAGTGCATACACAACAACTTCCTGATCGGTGTTATGCAATAACAGTCAAACATCCTCTGATGGTTGTGGGAACTGCAGATAGAAATCTGATTGTATTCAACTTGCAAAATCCTCAG ACTGAATACAAGAGAATTGTATCTCCACTGAAATATCAGACAAGATGTGTTGCAGCTTTTCCAGATCAACAAGGTTTTTTG GTTGGCTCAATAGAAGGAAGGGTTGGAGTACATCACCTGGATGATGCAATACAAAACaagaattttacttttaaatgcCACAGAGAGAACAATGAGATATATGCAGTCAACTCCTTAAATTTTCATCCG ATACATCACACTTTTGCTACTGCTGGATCTGATGGCTCCTTTAATTTCTGGGACAAGGACAGTAAACAGAGACTCAAG GCTATGCAAAGATGTAGTCAACCCATACCTTGCAGTGCATTCAATAATGATGGTTCCATATTTGCTTATGCG GCTTGTTATGATTGGAGCAAGGGTGCAGAAAATCACAATCCAGCTACACCGAAGAACTACATTTATTTGCACTTACCACAG GAGTCTGAGGTTAAAAGTAAGCCACGAGCTGGAGCCACGGGAAGAAAGTGA